A segment of the Bacillus sp. es.034 genome:
AAATGGGAACATAATAACAGAAAAAAGGGGTTGAAACGACATACATGAATCTACAATCTTTAGTGGAAAAAGCAACCCGAATTGAACACTCCACTGTAGCAGTCGCTGCAGCAGAAGATAAAGAAGTCCTTTCCGCTGTCTCCATGGCGGTTGAAAAAAAGATGGCTGACTTTTTACTGTTCGGGGATAAAGAAGAAATCATCTCCATATTGGAGGAGGTTGCCCCGCAGCTGATTTCTCATAGCAGTATTAAAATCAAGCATGCCTTCTCGCCTCAAAAAGCAGCGGAGCTTGCCGTGAAGGCAGTAAAGGAAAATGAGGCAGGTACTCTTATGAAGGGGAATGTCCCTACTGCTGTCATTTTGAAGGCAGTCTTAAATAAAGAATGGGGACTTCGTACAGGCAATGTCCTGTCGCACGTTGCAGCATTTGAGGTGGCCGGGTTTGATAGGCTTACTTTCATTACGGATGCAGCAATGAATATCTCTCCTGACCTGCAGCAAAAAGCGCAAATCATAGAAAATGCCGTCGGGATTGCCCGATCGATCGGTGTGGATATGCCGAAAGTAGCTGCGGTTGCCGCCGTGGAAGTGGTGAATCCGGCGATGCCTGCTACAGTCGATGCTGCTTCTCTTACCATGATGAATCAACGGGGGCAGATACGGAATTGTACCGTCGATGGTCCGTTAGCCCTCGATAATGCTGTTTCCCATCACGCAGCCGAACATAAAGGAATCGAAAGTGAGGTTGCGGGACAA
Coding sequences within it:
- the yqiS gene encoding phosphate butyryltransferase; its protein translation is MNLQSLVEKATRIEHSTVAVAAAEDKEVLSAVSMAVEKKMADFLLFGDKEEIISILEEVAPQLISHSSIKIKHAFSPQKAAELAVKAVKENEAGTLMKGNVPTAVILKAVLNKEWGLRTGNVLSHVAAFEVAGFDRLTFITDAAMNISPDLQQKAQIIENAVGIARSIGVDMPKVAAVAAVEVVNPAMPATVDAASLTMMNQRGQIRNCTVDGPLALDNAVSHHAAEHKGIESEVAGQADILLVPTIETGNALYKSLIYFAKAKVGAVISGAKAPIVLTSRADSAESKLYSLALAICSASNK